One segment of Pleomorphomonas sp. PLEO DNA contains the following:
- a CDS encoding TetR/AcrR family transcriptional regulator gives MERKRSDHEAIKKKPSGAAVMQEEVTRALTRAFFEEWARSGYGALSLEAVAARAGVGKAALYRRWPSKLALATERLEAVGIPATAYVDAGSFEADTLTLLRSLRRLLRHPLVRRILPDLHAEMLRNVELAHAVRGRLQTERRRRAADIFNRAKERGEVDQDADPELFSDLVGSMIYWRVIVTNARVDQAYLRMLTALVVKAFRKT, from the coding sequence ATGGAACGCAAGCGTTCCGACCATGAGGCGATAAAAAAGAAGCCCAGTGGCGCCGCCGTAATGCAGGAAGAGGTCACCCGCGCGCTGACCCGCGCCTTCTTCGAAGAATGGGCCCGATCCGGATATGGGGCCCTCAGTCTGGAGGCGGTCGCGGCGAGAGCGGGTGTGGGCAAGGCCGCGCTCTACCGCCGTTGGCCCTCTAAACTCGCCCTTGCCACTGAACGGTTGGAAGCAGTGGGAATCCCAGCGACGGCTTACGTTGACGCAGGGTCTTTCGAGGCGGATACGCTTACGCTGCTACGGAGTTTACGCCGGTTGCTAAGGCACCCGCTTGTGCGGCGAATATTGCCGGACCTTCACGCGGAGATGTTGAGGAATGTTGAACTTGCGCACGCCGTGAGGGGCCGCTTGCAGACGGAGCGGAGGCGCCGCGCCGCAGACATCTTCAACCGTGCAAAAGAGCGTGGCGAGGTCGATCAGGACGCAGATCCGGAGCTATTCAGCGACCTGGTGGGCAGCATGATTTACTGGCGCGTGATCGTAACCAATGCAAGAGTCGACCAAGCCTACCTCCGAATGCTGACCGCACTCGTCGTCAAGGCGTTCCGCAAAACTTGA
- a CDS encoding substrate-binding domain-containing protein: MTRIGLLLSTTLAAAVIATLPARADAFLDEAKALVAKATAPASSWDGPTAGPAIAKGKSIIYIASDMKNGGVLGVEEGVAEAAKVAGWQLDVLDGAGSVKDQLAALNQAIAKKPDGIVIGGWNPNVAKMALKKAVQEKIVLVGWHAVPKPGPVPEYNVFYNVTSDSDDVAKTAAMYAVAKSEGTAKALIFTDSLYQIALDKANAMKAVIEKCAGCKVVEFIDTPLADTSNRMPQMTFSLIQKYGEDYQYSLAINDLYFDFMASSLQTAGKNGLGAPFNISAGDGSESAYQRIRSGNHQTATVPEPLKLHGWQIVDEFNRAFAGEKPSGYVTPVHLVTKDNIAFDGGDKNVYDPQNGYQDHYKAIWGAK, from the coding sequence ATGACAAGGATTGGCTTACTGCTTTCAACCACGCTCGCCGCCGCCGTGATCGCCACGCTGCCCGCTCGCGCCGATGCCTTCCTCGACGAGGCGAAGGCGCTGGTCGCCAAGGCTACCGCTCCGGCTTCCTCTTGGGACGGCCCGACCGCCGGTCCCGCCATCGCCAAGGGCAAGTCGATCATCTACATCGCCTCCGACATGAAGAACGGCGGCGTGCTCGGTGTCGAAGAGGGCGTGGCGGAAGCCGCCAAGGTAGCCGGCTGGCAGCTTGACGTTCTTGATGGAGCCGGGTCGGTGAAGGATCAGCTCGCCGCCCTCAATCAGGCCATCGCCAAGAAGCCGGACGGTATCGTCATCGGTGGCTGGAACCCCAACGTCGCCAAGATGGCCCTAAAGAAGGCCGTCCAGGAGAAGATCGTTCTGGTCGGTTGGCACGCGGTCCCCAAGCCCGGTCCGGTCCCCGAGTACAACGTCTTCTACAACGTCACCTCCGACAGTGACGATGTCGCCAAGACGGCGGCCATGTACGCCGTCGCCAAGTCTGAAGGCACCGCCAAGGCCCTCATCTTCACCGACTCGCTTTATCAGATCGCCCTCGACAAGGCGAACGCCATGAAGGCGGTGATCGAGAAGTGCGCCGGCTGTAAGGTTGTCGAGTTCATCGACACGCCACTGGCCGACACGTCGAACCGTATGCCGCAGATGACATTCTCGCTGATCCAGAAGTATGGCGAAGATTACCAGTATTCGCTGGCCATCAACGATCTCTACTTCGACTTCATGGCCTCCTCGTTGCAGACGGCCGGCAAGAATGGCCTTGGCGCCCCCTTCAACATCTCGGCGGGCGATGGCTCGGAAAGCGCCTACCAGCGCATCCGCTCCGGCAATCACCAGACGGCCACCGTTCCTGAACCCCTGAAACTGCACGGCTGGCAGATCGTCGACGAGTTCAATCGCGCCTTCGCTGGCGAGAAGCCGTCGGGCTATGTCACGCCGGTCCACCTCGTCACCAAGGACAACATCGCCTTCGACGGCGGCGACAAGAACGTCTACGACCCGCAGAACGGCTATCAGGACCACTACAAGGCCATCTGGGGCGCCAAGTAA
- a CDS encoding SMP-30/gluconolactonase/LRE family protein translates to MSAFLSSTGDTPAGLTRHDSVLTCLASPAVWAEGPVWLPAEDAVIFSDVKGNRMFRWSRDGSVTLYRDPSNFANGNALDRQGRLVSCEHGRRGISRTEPDGRVHMLVDRFDGRRFNSPNDLTVKSDGSIWFTDPPYGITGDAEGFKSESQVIGCWVYRFDPATGDIDVVATDVQRPNGIAFSPDESRLYLADMSVVDFPTKGHRHLVAYDVVEGCRLKDPRVLAVIEPGIPDGFTVDAAGNIYCSFEQGIMVLAPDGSRLGTIPVPERVSNCTFGGPNQDELFITAATSLYHIRLATRGVQYDHLLGVR, encoded by the coding sequence ATGTCGGCCTTTCTCTCCTCCACCGGCGATACCCCCGCCGGCCTCACCCGACACGATAGCGTCCTGACATGCCTCGCCTCGCCCGCAGTCTGGGCCGAGGGGCCGGTCTGGTTGCCGGCCGAGGACGCGGTCATCTTCTCGGACGTCAAGGGCAACCGCATGTTTCGCTGGTCGCGCGACGGCAGCGTCACGCTCTACCGCGATCCGTCCAACTTCGCCAATGGCAACGCTCTCGATCGTCAGGGGCGTCTTGTCTCCTGCGAGCACGGCCGCCGCGGCATCTCTCGCACCGAGCCGGATGGTCGCGTTCATATGCTGGTCGACCGGTTCGATGGCCGCCGCTTCAATTCGCCCAACGACCTGACCGTCAAGTCGGATGGCAGCATCTGGTTCACCGATCCGCCCTACGGCATCACCGGCGACGCCGAAGGCTTCAAGTCGGAAAGTCAGGTCATCGGCTGTTGGGTCTATCGTTTCGATCCGGCCACCGGCGACATCGACGTCGTCGCCACCGATGTACAGCGGCCGAACGGCATCGCCTTCTCTCCCGATGAGAGCCGGCTCTATCTCGCCGACATGTCGGTGGTCGACTTCCCCACCAAGGGGCATCGCCATCTCGTTGCCTACGACGTTGTCGAGGGCTGTCGTCTTAAAGACCCGCGCGTCCTTGCCGTCATCGAGCCCGGCATACCGGATGGTTTCACGGTCGATGCGGCCGGCAACATTTACTGCAGTTTCGAGCAGGGGATCATGGTCCTCGCGCCCGATGGCAGCCGCCTCGGCACCATCCCGGTCCCCGAGCGCGTGTCGAATTGTACGTTCGGCGGTCCGAACCAGGACGAACTGTTCATCACCGCAGCGACGTCGCTCTACCATATCCGCCTCGCGACGCGCGGCGTGCAATACGACCACCTTCTGGGAGTGCGCTGA
- a CDS encoding L-ribulose-5-phosphate 3-epimerase yields the protein MRRHPLGIYEKALPPGLSWPERLALAKACGFDFVEMSVDESDARLARLDWSAEERLALVRATVETGISVPSMCLSGHRRFPFGSHDPVVVERAKEIMEKAIRLARDCGIRTIQLAGYDVYYEEQDAGTLARFEAGLQWAVERAAAAQVMLAVEIMDTPFINSISKWKDWEARIRSPWFTVYPDVGNLSAWRNDVASELELGIDRIAAIHLKDTRPVTADHPGSFRDVPFGEGCVDFSGVFGWLKTFGYRGAFLVEMWTEKAEEPVAELIAARRFIEARMRDAGFAA from the coding sequence ATGCGTCGCCATCCGCTGGGAATCTACGAAAAGGCATTGCCGCCAGGGCTTTCCTGGCCGGAACGGCTGGCACTCGCCAAGGCTTGCGGCTTCGATTTCGTCGAGATGTCCGTCGACGAGAGCGACGCCCGACTTGCTCGCCTGGACTGGAGCGCCGAAGAGCGACTGGCTTTGGTGCGCGCGACGGTCGAGACCGGCATTTCCGTGCCGTCGATGTGCCTGTCCGGTCATCGCCGTTTTCCTTTCGGTAGCCATGATCCAGTCGTTGTCGAGCGCGCGAAAGAGATCATGGAGAAGGCGATCCGCCTTGCCCGCGACTGCGGCATCCGCACGATCCAACTCGCCGGCTACGACGTTTATTACGAAGAGCAGGACGCGGGCACGCTCGCCCGCTTCGAGGCCGGCCTGCAATGGGCGGTGGAAAGGGCGGCGGCGGCGCAGGTGATGCTCGCCGTCGAGATCATGGACACGCCGTTCATCAACTCGATCAGCAAATGGAAGGACTGGGAGGCGCGCATCCGCTCCCCCTGGTTCACTGTTTATCCGGATGTCGGCAATCTCAGCGCCTGGCGCAATGACGTAGCCTCCGAGCTTGAGCTCGGAATCGACCGTATCGCCGCCATTCACCTGAAGGATACGCGGCCGGTGACGGCCGATCATCCCGGCTCGTTCCGAGACGTCCCCTTCGGCGAAGGCTGCGTCGACTTCAGCGGGGTATTCGGCTGGCTCAAGACCTTCGGCTACCGCGGTGCCTTCCTAGTGGAGATGTGGACAGAAAAAGCCGAAGAACCGGTGGCCGAGCTCATTGCCGCCCGACGCTTCATCGAGGCACGCATGCGGGATGCTGGGTTCGCGGCCTGA
- the ulaD gene encoding 3-keto-L-gulonate-6-phosphate decarboxylase UlaD, which translates to MTRPALQVALDFIELDPALAAAEQLAGSVDILEAGTLLCLACGMDSVRALRRNHPDHLLVADFKAADAGETLAELAFDAGANWMTVVCAAPLPTMERALAVAEARGGDVQIELFGNWTFKDARDWRRLGIRQAIFHRGRDAQAAGQTWSQDDLDRLKALSDIGLEMSVTGGIAAADLPLFRNIAAKVFIAGRALYGATDPVAAAAGFQQAISDIWGA; encoded by the coding sequence ATGACCCGTCCTGCCCTGCAAGTTGCCCTTGATTTCATCGAACTCGACCCCGCGCTCGCCGCTGCAGAGCAGCTGGCCGGCAGCGTCGACATCCTCGAAGCGGGCACGCTCCTTTGCCTTGCCTGTGGCATGGATTCAGTGCGAGCGTTGCGCCGCAATCACCCCGATCACCTGTTGGTGGCTGACTTCAAGGCGGCTGATGCCGGCGAGACGCTCGCTGAGCTGGCTTTCGACGCCGGCGCCAACTGGATGACCGTCGTTTGCGCCGCGCCGTTGCCGACCATGGAGCGGGCACTCGCCGTGGCCGAGGCGCGTGGTGGCGATGTTCAGATCGAGCTGTTCGGTAACTGGACGTTCAAGGATGCCCGTGACTGGCGCCGGCTGGGCATTCGTCAGGCGATCTTCCATCGTGGGCGCGACGCTCAGGCAGCGGGCCAGACTTGGAGCCAGGACGATCTCGACCGTCTGAAGGCGCTCTCCGACATCGGCCTTGAAATGTCGGTGACGGGCGGCATAGCCGCCGCCGACCTGCCGCTCTTCCGCAATATCGCCGCCAAGGTGTTCATTGCCGGGCGCGCTCTTTACGGGGCGACCGATCCTGTCGCCGCCGCCGCCGGCTTCCAACAGGCCATCTCCGATATCTGGGGAGCTTGA
- a CDS encoding sugar ABC transporter ATP-binding protein: MTSPTTTPDAPLLSMVDIVKTFGRVAAVDHVSIDVRPGKILALLGENGAGKSTLIKILAGVYKRDSGSILFRGEEIVSASAVGRRGRQPIAFIHQDLGLVEWMTVAENMAFTMGFPRRLGLVDWAEVRRRAVAALEAVGTDIDPDARVFELSRTEKSLLAIARAVAVDAEVLVLDEPTASLPADDVKHLFDVLERLRQRRVGMIYVTHRLDEVVEIADEVCVMRDGRWVAGGATSQYELRDLVRLIVGEEKRGDKRRPLPINAPAMLEVDGLMVGDTGPVSFTLRRGEMVALVGLRGAGQEEIGRCLFGKRSAAAGSIQMEGRVIAPRSPTEAIAAGISLVAGDRINESVVMTMSVRENLFLNPCNLGLRSISPYGAETEAKHAWAEVERFDVRPRLIDIDVSALSGGNQQKVVMARWMKLGTPVLILEDPTAGVDVGARAEIYDLLNAALAKGIAVLVISMDFEEIAHICNRALVFNRGKVVDELINEDVTFANLLQRACGGEEIAASAAVA; encoded by the coding sequence ATGACATCACCCACCACTACGCCCGATGCGCCGCTGCTTTCGATGGTCGACATCGTCAAGACCTTCGGCCGCGTCGCCGCCGTCGATCACGTCAGCATTGATGTTAGGCCCGGCAAGATTCTGGCTCTGCTTGGCGAGAACGGGGCCGGCAAGTCAACGCTCATCAAGATCCTCGCAGGGGTCTACAAGCGCGATTCCGGTTCGATCCTGTTTCGTGGCGAGGAAATCGTTTCGGCAAGTGCCGTCGGGCGGCGTGGACGCCAGCCGATTGCCTTCATTCACCAGGATCTCGGTCTTGTCGAGTGGATGACCGTGGCGGAAAACATGGCCTTCACCATGGGTTTCCCCCGCCGCCTCGGTCTCGTGGACTGGGCGGAAGTGCGTCGGCGGGCGGTCGCGGCGCTCGAGGCCGTCGGCACCGATATCGATCCCGACGCTCGGGTGTTCGAGTTGTCGCGCACCGAAAAATCGTTGCTGGCCATAGCGCGTGCCGTTGCCGTCGATGCCGAGGTGCTGGTGCTTGACGAACCGACGGCCTCGCTGCCGGCCGACGACGTCAAACATCTTTTCGATGTGCTGGAACGCCTGCGCCAACGGCGAGTCGGCATGATCTACGTCACCCATCGCCTGGACGAGGTTGTCGAGATCGCCGACGAGGTTTGCGTCATGCGCGATGGCCGCTGGGTGGCGGGTGGAGCGACTAGCCAATATGAGCTCCGGGACTTGGTGCGCTTGATCGTCGGCGAAGAAAAGCGCGGCGACAAGCGTCGGCCGTTGCCCATCAATGCTCCGGCCATGCTGGAAGTCGATGGCTTGATGGTGGGTGACACCGGCCCGGTTTCCTTCACGCTGCGACGCGGCGAGATGGTTGCGCTGGTTGGTCTGCGCGGCGCCGGGCAGGAGGAGATCGGTCGTTGCCTGTTCGGCAAGCGAAGCGCCGCCGCCGGAAGTATTCAAATGGAAGGGCGGGTCATCGCGCCGCGCTCACCTACCGAGGCAATCGCCGCTGGTATCTCGCTGGTCGCTGGCGACCGCATCAACGAGAGCGTGGTGATGACCATGTCGGTTCGGGAAAACTTGTTCCTGAACCCCTGCAATCTCGGGCTTCGGTCGATCTCGCCCTATGGCGCTGAGACGGAAGCCAAGCACGCCTGGGCCGAGGTCGAGCGCTTCGACGTACGTCCGCGACTCATCGATATCGATGTCAGCGCGCTGTCGGGTGGTAACCAGCAGAAGGTGGTCATGGCCCGCTGGATGAAACTGGGCACGCCAGTTCTCATTCTGGAGGATCCCACGGCCGGCGTGGATGTCGGAGCCCGCGCCGAGATCTACGACTTGCTCAACGCGGCGCTCGCCAAGGGTATCGCCGTTCTGGTGATCTCCATGGACTTCGAGGAGATCGCCCACATCTGCAACCGCGCCTTGGTGTTCAACCGCGGCAAGGTGGTCGACGAACTGATCAACGAAGACGTGACCTTCGCCAACTTGCTGCAGCGGGCCTGTGGTGGCGAGGAGATCGCGGCTTCGGCTGCCGTTGCCTGA
- a CDS encoding FGGY-family carbohydrate kinase, with protein MPIWLGIDCGGTFLKAGLYDETGRLLGLARSGLPVLSDEPGWAERDMEALWQATCRVIADVLARSGVASATISGIGISAQGKGLFLLDREQRPLGRAMLSSDQRALDKVRAWQREGLPEKLYPRTLQTLWTGHPVSLLRWLKDERPAVYERIGSIMMAHDYLRFRLTGTLGAEITNISESNLYDMRAGRYDAALAGLCGIDEIMEALPSPVGSAEIVGGVTIQAAADTGLAVGTPVVGGLFDVVATSLAAGIGDERRLNAVLGTWSVATGVTDHVADGLSIPFVYGHHAEAGLYIVHDASPTSAANLEWLAAQFADRDYAAMDKAVAALPPAASDVIFLPFLYGSNAGLGMKAGFYGLQALHGRAHLLQAVYEGVVFSFLQHLDRLRQRFPDAETLRVTGGPARSEVWMQMLADTAGLPLELPAVEETGCLGAAMAAAVGTGTYRDFRAAMAAFEPPITRVEPVPSRFAPYARKRTAYRELIAALAGYEERLATLRSAPSQGTAP; from the coding sequence ATGCCGATCTGGCTGGGCATCGATTGCGGCGGTACTTTCCTGAAGGCCGGTCTTTACGACGAAACGGGCCGGCTGCTTGGTCTTGCTCGGAGCGGTCTGCCGGTGCTCTCCGACGAGCCGGGCTGGGCCGAGCGTGACATGGAGGCGCTCTGGCAAGCCACATGCCGAGTGATCGCCGACGTGCTCGCTCGAAGCGGCGTCGCGTCGGCGACCATCAGCGGCATCGGTATTTCGGCTCAAGGCAAGGGTCTGTTCCTGCTGGATCGCGAGCAACGGCCGCTCGGTCGGGCCATGCTGTCCTCGGATCAGCGAGCACTCGACAAGGTACGCGCATGGCAGCGCGAAGGGCTACCCGAGAAGCTCTATCCGCGCACGTTGCAGACGCTCTGGACCGGTCATCCGGTGTCGCTTCTGCGCTGGCTGAAGGACGAGCGGCCGGCTGTCTACGAGCGCATCGGCAGCATCATGATGGCGCACGACTATTTGCGCTTTCGGCTGACCGGCACGCTGGGCGCCGAGATCACCAATATTTCCGAGAGCAATCTCTACGATATGCGCGCCGGTCGTTACGACGCGGCGCTCGCTGGTCTTTGCGGCATCGACGAGATCATGGAGGCGCTCCCCTCTCCGGTCGGTTCGGCCGAGATCGTGGGCGGGGTCACCATCCAGGCGGCGGCAGACACGGGCCTTGCCGTCGGCACGCCGGTGGTCGGCGGCTTGTTCGACGTCGTTGCCACCAGCCTTGCCGCCGGTATCGGTGACGAGCGGCGGCTCAACGCCGTACTCGGCACTTGGTCGGTGGCAACCGGCGTTACCGATCATGTGGCAGACGGTCTTTCCATTCCGTTCGTCTATGGCCACCACGCCGAGGCCGGGCTTTATATTGTTCATGACGCCAGCCCCACCTCGGCGGCAAATCTCGAATGGCTGGCGGCCCAGTTCGCCGACCGCGACTATGCCGCTATGGACAAGGCGGTGGCGGCGCTTCCCCCCGCCGCGAGCGACGTAATATTCCTGCCTTTCCTTTATGGCTCAAACGCCGGCCTCGGCATGAAGGCTGGCTTTTACGGGTTGCAGGCCCTGCACGGACGCGCCCACCTGCTTCAGGCGGTCTACGAAGGCGTCGTATTCAGCTTCCTGCAGCATCTTGACCGGTTGCGGCAGCGCTTTCCCGACGCAGAAACGTTGCGGGTGACCGGCGGTCCGGCCCGTTCCGAGGTGTGGATGCAGATGCTGGCCGACACGGCCGGCCTGCCGCTTGAATTGCCGGCCGTCGAGGAGACCGGATGTCTTGGCGCTGCCATGGCGGCGGCGGTCGGCACCGGCACCTATCGCGATTTCCGCGCCGCCATGGCCGCCTTCGAGCCGCCGATCACCCGGGTCGAGCCGGTCCCTTCCCGTTTTGCCCCTTACGCCCGAAAGCGCACTGCCTACCGCGAGTTGATCGCAGCCCTCGCCGGCTACGAGGAACGCCTCGCGACGCTCCGCTCCGCGCCATCCCAAGGAACCGCCCCATGA
- a CDS encoding nuclear transport factor 2 family protein yields MTLSPDVLPTFSAMLRSAIGDLLEPSAGSFLEMFAEDGVMEFPYAPPGSVKVLHGRSALADHLKRFPEILSIDGFSVPQVWRTDTPGTVILEMECKGRGIRTGEPYDQTYISVVTTKDGRIQRYKDYWNPLVVLRAIGGSDALKQVMGESNHA; encoded by the coding sequence ATGACCTTGTCCCCTGATGTGCTACCCACCTTTTCCGCCATGTTGCGATCGGCCATTGGCGACCTGCTGGAGCCTTCGGCTGGAAGCTTTTTGGAAATGTTCGCCGAGGACGGCGTGATGGAGTTTCCCTATGCGCCACCAGGTAGCGTGAAAGTTCTACATGGCCGGTCCGCCCTTGCCGATCATCTCAAGAGATTTCCAGAGATCCTGAGCATCGATGGATTTTCCGTTCCGCAGGTCTGGCGTACGGACACTCCGGGGACGGTCATCCTCGAGATGGAGTGTAAAGGGCGTGGTATTAGGACGGGCGAACCTTACGACCAGACCTACATTTCCGTCGTCACCACGAAAGATGGCCGAATCCAGCGATATAAGGACTACTGGAATCCGCTCGTCGTTCTACGTGCCATCGGTGGCTCTGACGCTCTCAAGCAGGTCATGGGAGAGTCCAATCATGCCTAA